The DNA sequence CGTGGTCACCGCGAAGGCAGCCAACGTGGCGCTCTCGCGAGCGGCTCGGATCGCGTGCTCCAATAGAGTGCGGTCGCCCACGGTCCGCAGGTTCTTGCGAATGACGCCTTTGGAGCCACCGCGTGCGGGGATGAGCCCGAGGGCCATGCCGGTCAATCGCCCTCCAACGCCTGCTCCACGCGGGCGACGATGTCGTCCAGGTGCACCCGGGTGAGGCGGTCCCGTACAGCACCGCGGTAGACGCGGGCCAGACGCGCGACCTCGCTCAGCTCCGAGCGCGCCAGCGCCGGGAGGTCGGACTGTCCCACATCCAGCGACCGACGCCGGGGGCCGAAGCCGCCGCCCGCCTGCGCCTCGCGGGGCGCCCCCTGCAGAAGCCAGATCAGGCGCTCGAGGTGTGCGCGCTGCAGGTTCCTTCGATACGTGTCGATGGCCGTACCGGCGCGGACCTCCGCCCACAGACCCGTGCGCACGTCGGCCAACAGGTCTTCGGGACCATAGGCCTCTGCGTTGAACGCACGTCCCTCGATGAGACGCTCCAGCCGGGCCGGGTCCAGGAGCTGCTCCAGCGTCGCTACCTGGGCCGCTCGCATCCGCTCCACCGACCCGGAACCCTCAAGGCGGCGCAGGAGGTCGTCGTCGAGCAGCCAGGTCGGTGTGACGAACACCTGCTCGTGCAGGAAGGCGACCGCGGCCCTCTGCCGCTCGGCCGACACAGCGGAGTAGGCCGCCCCGGTCTGGTCGGCCGTGCGCGGCTCGAAGTAGATCCCACCCACCAGCGTCACGACGTGGCCGACGTAGCGACGCCATTGCCCCACCAACTCGTCGTACAGTTCCTGCAGGTCGTCGTAGCCCTCGCCGTCCGTGCGCGTCCACTCCACGAGGCGGGGAGCAACCCGGCGGAGGTTCTGGATCGCCAGCGTGCTGGCGCGCACCGGATCATCTCCCATGTCCTCGGTCTGGGCCCAGGGGTTGATCCCGTCGGCGGACCCGTAGCGGTAGACCGGGTCGCCCGCGTGCGCCTCGATGAGGCGATCGAGGACGGCCAGCTCGGACTCGGGCGTGGGAGCCTGCGGGAAGACCCGGTAGCCCCATTCGATTGCGTAGTGGTCGTACGGCCCGATCTTGCGGATGAAGCGGCGCACACCGTCTCCCGGCTGCGCGACGTAGTTCTGTCGCGCGTAGTCCATGATGGTGGGCGCGACCCCGAAGCGCTCCGTGAACGACGGAGAGCGCAGCGAGTCCACGGCGAACGCGGACGAGGCGATCATGTTGTGGGGCAGCCCCAGGGCGTGGCCCACCTCGTGGGCGATCACCTGGCGCATGGTCTCCCCGATGAGCGCGTCCGAGAGGCGCAGGGAGCGGGCCTCCGGGTTGGCCGCGCCCGTCTCGATCATGAGGCGGTTCCGGTAGGACCGCAGGTGGTTGTGGTACCAGATCACGTCGCTTTCGATGATCTCGCCGGACCTGGGGTCCGACACGCTGGGACCCACAGCATTGCGCGTGAGGTTCGCGACCCATCGCACCACGGAGTAGCGCACATCCTCGGGACTCCACTCCGGGTCTTCGGCGGGTGTGGGGGGATCCGCGGCACGGATGGCATTGCGGAAGCCCGCCGCCTCGAAGGCGGCCTGCCAGTCCTCGATGCCTTGGCGGACATAGGGTCGCCACCGTGCCGGCGTCGCGGGATCGAGATAGTAGACGATCGGCTTCACCGGCTCGACCAGTTCCCCGCGCGCGTAGGCCTCCGGGTCGCTAGGCTCCAGGCGCCAGCGTCTCAGGATCGTCTGCGTGGCGGCCTTCTGCTCATCGAGCCCGAAGTTCACGCGCTCGATGGAGAACCAGCCCACTCTCGGATCTGCGTACCGTACCTGCATGG is a window from the Gemmatimonadota bacterium genome containing:
- a CDS encoding zinc-dependent metalloprotease, translating into MTRRRTGRGVRAALSIWVMVSGCASGPAPAPEPAPRPAGRANGSGPRPYGEIVTASTTTDEGLFRVHTEGTKVYYEIPDSLFGRDMLMVSRIAGTPPDLSPFINAGSKVAEQVVRWERRADRVLLRKHSFGNVAADSLPIAQSVHLNNLPVVLGSFPIQAWGEDSTTVVVEVGEFFLSDVRAISGLSRGQRQQWSVRRLDPARTYIEYVRAFPLNVDLRETTTFEADQPPSESATGSLTLEMHHSMILLPAEPMQVRYADPRVGWFSIERVNFGLDEQKAATQTILRRWRLEPSDPEAYARGELVEPVKPIVYYLDPATPARWRPYVRQGIEDWQAAFEAAGFRNAIRAADPPTPAEDPEWSPEDVRYSVVRWVANLTRNAVGPSVSDPRSGEIIESDVIWYHNHLRSYRNRLMIETGAANPEARSLRLSDALIGETMRQVIAHEVGHALGLPHNMIASSAFAVDSLRSPSFTERFGVAPTIMDYARQNYVAQPGDGVRRFIRKIGPYDHYAIEWGYRVFPQAPTPESELAVLDRLIEAHAGDPVYRYGSADGINPWAQTEDMGDDPVRASTLAIQNLRRVAPRLVEWTRTDGEGYDDLQELYDELVGQWRRYVGHVVTLVGGIYFEPRTADQTGAAYSAVSAERQRAAVAFLHEQVFVTPTWLLDDDLLRRLEGSGSVERMRAAQVATLEQLLDPARLERLIEGRAFNAEAYGPEDLLADVRTGLWAEVRAGTAIDTYRRNLQRAHLERLIWLLQGAPREAQAGGGFGPRRRSLDVGQSDLPALARSELSEVARLARVYRGAVRDRLTRVHLDDIVARVEQALEGD